DNA from Clarias gariepinus isolate MV-2021 ecotype Netherlands chromosome 23, CGAR_prim_01v2, whole genome shotgun sequence:
gatcagtcataacattaaatcTATAATATTCACagaccttttttaaaacatttgcatcatttaaaatttttactgcggctaagaatctcatcacagtacagttTGTAGTCTTCCGTGTTATTATTCCTATTCCTTATTAGATGATTCATTGTTCTGTATATTAAACGCTAattctgtaattttattttatgaaacttcacataatgtatacagtatgaagatATATGTAGAATACATGTTGACTGATGAGAACATTTAGGAGGAAGGAAGCCCCTCTTTATATGGaggagggtttttttctttagtgttgACTGCCAGAATGCCTCGCCACAAGTTTCCACTAGTCTGACTTGCACGTTTATAACCATGCCAAATCAACTGCATCTTTAACaggaaataatacaaaaaagattttaagaatatttttttaagaatatttgAAGTTCCTTCAAATTTCTGTAGCTGTAAGGATAAAACCCATGGAGACGAAGAGTTTTACCATGAATTCCTTCACAACTAGCACAACTACAACAACCAAAGGTAAagctgatgataaaaaaaaaaaaaattggtgataatatttattttggtatttattAGTTTGTGTATAAACTGAaaactaatataatatatttagttttttttattgtttctgatgataaatatattatatttttaaatagtttttcaatggttttttatttacattttaacgGAATATGCATATTATTTATCATGTGATTTTAACACTGCCTAAATTTAACTTGGCAGATAAAACAGACCTTTTGGGGTAAGTAAAATAACATCAAAAGGTTAAcaaatcattaataaataagtaatcaaATACATTactaattaaatacatttatgataattattatttgattagtaatgtgaatgtattttttttattatctttagtCTTAATCTGATTGTTTTTTCACCACCTGATTGTGATTGTTATAAGAATAACCATGCttaacattttgtgtttttggatTTCGGATTAATTTCAGCAATTTAGCACCATTACTATATTGTGTCATTTGTCTCCTTACCATCATAACTATTCTTCTGCTGGCCTTATTGCTCAAAAAGTCCTTCAAAAAGTGCAAgggtgagtaaaaaaaacaaagaaatagaaTTCTTGTATTctttgactaaaaaaaaaaaaaaaaaaaaacctggcaaAAATGTGTTGCATTTTGCAACGTTATAGAGATGATTTAGAACTAGTAATTCAGAACTAGTTCAAATTGGTTAGTTTAAATACGAGCCGACTGTTGGATGTTTGTACAGCCTGTGCACAGCCTGTAACTTATAAATGGCTGATATAAAAATGCCTGATATAAAGATATAAtcttataaaactttttttggtattaatatATTGGGATGTACTAATATATTATGTATTCACACTTACATAATTTCCATAGCGACCTTGAAAGGTCTTAGATAATACTGATAACTGCATTATAAATCCTAGAAGAAACTAAAAGAACGTTTTTGAATCTTAAAAGCATTAAAAGGCACAAAGAACGGACAAATGATATACAATTTTTAGAAGGACAGGCTAGTGGATCAGGATTATCTGTATTAAAATTATTCGACTCTGTTCTTAGAATATTAGAATTCTATTATTGTTCATAATCATGCTGTATGAggtgtttttggtttgttttttggttttttggttgtttgtttttgatgtttctTGGTTTTTTATCTCTTACAAAGAACCACTGAAACCTAATGTTTTAATTAGAATATAAGTTGTAATTAAAGACATTCTATTAAATCAGAAAACAAGGATAGTGTTCTTACACATAACACTAAGTTAATAATTTAGATACTAAATAAGATTTAAAAGGtagaatgagaaaataaaatgtttttacatatttaaatggTAATTTTTCTAGCTTATTCCTAACTAGTCCAATGGACAGTACCTTGCCCGTCATGCAGAAAACAAGGTTCCTCAACAAAAAGGATCCCTTTGTATTTTCTATCTGTACTTAGTGGGTTTCCAAACTGAATGCCAATTCCTGGCACTACTGTACATTCAGAATATACCTCCCCTTGTTCCCCGAGTTCTTTGGGCaagactccaggcccccatgaccctacaAAGGATGAATGTTATAGATATTGAATGACTGgttaattttaaatgcaaaataaagttTAGGAAGCTTCTAGGGCTGGCTTACAAAATACACAATGCAGATTATTAACATGTTGGGTTTAAGTATGAAAAACatgtaataaaatagaatttatttatttagttagttagttagtttaaaataattataaatacttATTTCAGAAAATCGTCCTGTCTCGAACATAGAAGGAGGCACTTTTCGCATGAGTGATCTTGGATGTAATGCGGATCATGAAAATCCTAATACTGACACTGTCAGTCAGTCAAACGAAGTACAAACCTACAGTAAGGACAATTTCACAGATTTTTGACAATCTTTCCTTGCTGATTCTACCTCAGTTGACCATGCTGTATTTTATCTTAAAGCTGCGTGCAATGATGATTCATCCTCTACTAGTTCTGAGAGTGTGTGCCATTCAGtaagttgttgttattattattattattattattattattattattattattattattatcattattgttttaAGTATTCTATTGATTTGCTGTGATGTACTCTTTACTCtacttatatataaaataaatctatacttatatattcattaataagaactaatatatagtatacagtataatagaaAATTTGTGTCACTGACTGAAAAAGGTTTTATGTTAgtgattaaaaatgtttttacaatttaattattaaaagtcAAAACAGTGATTTGCAACATAATAATCCTTAACATTATGAAAAATATGTctagttaaataataatagaaacatTTGTCTGCATTCAAGATGTTTTCATATTTGTTGCATTtgcaatgcaaaataaatattttttaaaaatcaccagCTATATTTTATGTATGCCGGAATTTCTCTTTCAGTATGGAGATAAAAACAACGACAATAACCAGCAATATATTAGTTTGCAAACCACTATACTTCAAAGTGTGGACTATCAAAATATTCTTAAAGGAAAATCCACCAGTGCAAATGATTGTGAAAAAAagatgggaaagaaaaacaggGACTACGTAAACATAGAAGAAAAGAATATGTGTTTGACTAAGGGCAGAAGAAGCAAAACCCAGAGGCATCAAGGAGAACCGGATGAAAGTCAGACCAGCAGTGAGAGCAGCAGTGACGAGAGTGACGACAATTCTGTAAATTACAGCACAGTTGTTTTTAAGGCAGCCACAAATGCAGTCCAAAGATAGAAGTTAATTTGGAtttctgcttttaaaaaaggaaaataatgttttattagcttttgtttttttggtttactGAATAATTTTCAATAGTCATACACCAGCTTAATCTTGATAATATTAAAACCCCTGTTTGATTTGTCAGGCACTTTAGTTTATAAGGCttaatatgaatttttaccATATATGGGAAAAGAGATTTAATTTTAGGTACAGGacctgaaaaaggaaaatgttttttttttatctgatagaTGTAGTCTGTGGTACTGATTTTTATCATAATATCCTgttagggaggaaaaaaaaacgtgcaGCTAAGCGGGTGGCAAGATAAAAggctttttcagtttttgtatttctgtttgCAAGTAGTTAGTCaatttcatgtatttttaaggtttattttataaacattacaaaatttATCAATCAAACTTCTCATTGCTATACAATTTTTTACCTAACTgttttaagaaaagaaatatatgtACCAGCTCAGTTTCAGTTGATTTTTAGGTAGTATATTGGAGTATTGTTTAACATTAGTATGCGTggtatttttgttttgctttattattatagcatcaatattatgattaatattcaatcattttgttttttaaactgaatACTTCATACagacttacaaaaaaatataagccAGTAAAAAGAAGCCAGTGTTTGTCACATATGCTGCAAAAAACAGAAGCAAACTTAGGATTTAAAGTCTTTCAATGTTCTCAAACTGTAAATGTTTCTGAGACTATCGGTGTACTTTTAAAGGCAAAGTAAAAGTACATTTCAAATACTGACTATTTTACTTAGTTTACTATTGTTTAAAGCTCTACATAGGTCATTGTattagtttataattttttaagaaaTCCTTTGCAGCACTTCTTTGTGCGTGCcatacagaaaaataattttattctattataGATTATTGCagagtatgaaatgtgaatgtatcagagtaaaatgaaaataaaaagggtGGTTGGCTACTGTTGATGTTTTTTATCATGCTAGTGTAGGAGACGAGAAAATTATTGCTGCTAGACAAGTGTTCTGTctctcatgcttttttttatgaaatgtacTAGTTTTTATATGACAAAAtgagaaaatttttattttttgttgagttttaaaacaaacaagttattttatttctttttttttaaataaagcaagaaGTATTGTAAACtaataaagaatattttgtgcatggaAACTTTGAATGACAAGGGTGATAAAAATCACAAGTACTAAAACCTTATGTCAGATTTGTGGCTCTCTATATCAGTGTGAATTTTGTGTGAATTGTGCACGCCGTCTCTCACAGTTTTGTCACGAAGAAGTCAGCCTGAAGTTGTATTCATGGTAATTTAAGTATGCTATTTAGAATGAACAATACTGTTGATtggattttaatataaaataaagcaaattcattttttttattgtgttccCTTtacagggaacagggttacagcaaagtaacccgagacgttttgtATCGAGTCACTGGCAGCAAATTTGAACAAGGAAAGAAGTGTTAAGTTTTGCTGCTCACAAAATCTTTTTAGTTATAAACTTTGTAaaaaatcatgagaaaaattacaaaaaataaaataaaaactgcagaTTATAGCATCATCAGCCTTCTCTTTTaccagttttcattttttttttaaagtaattaatgaCAGCATCTTATTAAAATGAAGGGATGCAccatataacatttatttgtgcattttctGACTGCATTTACATTACCACAAAATCAAGATGTCCTATTTCACAGAACGTATCATGGactttactgtatgtgatgcaTACTTGTACTCCATTACTGCTTTGTTGACTGCAGAGGGAGTAACAGAGTGTAAACATTCTTTTAATTGGCtttaacattctccaaaaaattcACTAAATGCATTTAGTTCATTCATGGCAGCCGCCATTTTGCCCAGTGAATTTAATCCCCATCATAGAAGTTAATTAGAATTTATGCATAACTAGACTGAAGAACCAGAACAGTATAACAACAATCACAGAACtactgcataaaaaaacatagtCATAGTCAAATGAACTAGTTATAACTAATTAGTCAAAATAAGGTCATGAAAAACTCCCTAAATTTTTAAATTGAGACATAGACATTTAAACCAGTTGAACACTCAGTTGACAACCGCAATCACTATCTTGACTCTCACTCAAACAAAACACAGCGTTCCATCATCACTACATTGGAACAGAATAATCAAAAGGAACTGATTAAGAGTAAAGAAAAGGAACCTATAGGCACAAAATATGGACCGAATGACCAAGTcccatgtaaaaataaacaactgtaAACTATGATGAGAGCACATGCAAACCAATAAACGTAtaacgtattattattattattattattattattattattatacactaatattcttatttttattacagttttctGTCCAGGTTGGGTCTGGAAAGTATCCAGCCATGTAATGACTggattacagtacatgtaataaCCCCTAATTACACTTCTAGTTCTCACAATGTCAGTCATTTGTCATCTgatctttgttcttttttgtaGCCTGGGCACGTCCAGCATCTCAGGTATTCTGCTAGTTGCAGGCCTTCCAGAAGGTGGATCAGTTTCAGCTTTTCAACCATTATTTGAAGCATTTGTgccactttttttatttgcgaTGCACTCGTTGCATAGCATTTTAAATCATGGAGGAATGTTGAAGCTTAATGCAAAATTTGATTTCCTAAATTTGAATGCAATGGCCACACAGTAAATGCCCTCTTTTAATGGCACCTAGGGTCCCACTAGAATGATGACTAGTACAGTGAAGTCATCATTGTTCGCACATGCACATTCCGGTCCACTCTCCTTGGCTGCAACAATCTCACACAAAACGTTCTCATCAAATTAACAATCGCTTGTCTTTTTGTGGACGGACACCTTTTTTCCGGTGACAcgcactacatacagtatttacattttatacaatacaAGCAATTCTTGCATGCTATTATTAGTTGTGTTTACATACCATCACAAGCAGACACAGAAAATGCATGTGATGTCATACAGACAACTTTTGCAAGACTGGAAAACCCAACACCCTGATGCCTACAGTATGTCACACTAATTAGTTTAATCATGtgacctgctgtgtgctaatgTGAGTGAAGCTTACAGTGTACAGTTTTCCCCGCTCCAACTGGGAACATCAAACTATGATCTTGTCTTCCGGAGTCTTAAGTCAGCACCACTACATGAACACCACACACAGTCAAAAAATGCTCTCCTGAGGCTGAGGAGATTCTGTAAGACTGTTTGGGATGTACTGATTGGAGTGTGTTGCAAGGGCCTAAAAGTCAATCTTTTACTTAAAAGAAGGTTTTTAAGGATAGTGACAAGGCTGAGCTCAAGCACATTTAGAAGGAACTCAAGGTCAGTTGGAAGAAGGCCATGAAGACATACAAAAGGAAAGTGGAGGTAAAGTTGGGGGGTGGTCTGGGTCTCAGTAGTTAAGGCATTTGACAAAGGTcagaaaggtcccaggtttaaaccccatcACCAAAACCAAGTTGCCATTTAGAAAAtttcttaaaggggtcatccagtcccatttttcattaaatgtttatatgattctttagggtactaatgaaaagtttgtaataaacttgaattaaaaattctcaatggttgtgtaaaaaaaacactacttttacctcgtaaaaactagctctgttctcagcaacctgtttcagtacatgctcctttaaatgcttatgatctctgctgagcccgccccccagttctgtggggggtgtctcacaacacacgtggggtatagccacgggagtgtagtccattGTGgacaatgctttgtgggtaatgcagtccaaagtgcGAAaccgctggaatatagagcctgagcctgttttcttaagtagtttttggtttaatttaagtacggaacccacccagaagtttgtaatattgcctgaaattaaaagaatggacatgcatcgactcgtttgtctttctcatcactgcatgggcataaattaacgggctgttacgctgccgcgagcaacaacaaaaaaagcggagaagctaacaCAGGGTAAGTAgcgtactgagagagatacggacgcgatgtgtttactgatgtgtttacatgacttcttaatcttcgacagacatcgttataaatcatctaacgttacaaaggtaagcataatatagttttccgactacgtacacagtttgcaactagacaatcaccttaatgcattgtttattataaacgtgcgattaggaattatatagagacggatgtacatagagaagaagccataaccatgttctatgaaaGTGTAAGTTAatttacactccgcattcatcgttattattagaaaaggcgatctgcaaagagtcatggAAAAGGAAATTACACTCCCTGAGagtggtgaagatgaagcaggaacatgaagcgttagtacagatccatttttcaggagcagcttcatagcaaaacctgcttcatattgacccgcgtttataaagcagtctagtgaaaaatgattagcgcaaacatgaacgcatttaggtagatcggcggggacgtttgcttcaaaaacaaaattcagccactgcgtcctcagcggctcagatgtcggtagtgaatgacgaccgctgtgttcgctattacacccaacaactgtacaccacactcgcttaggcgacattttgctctaGCGGCGACAAAACACTGGCCGACAgctttcttctcactcggggcgggtctttgctaaaacactagtgtcaatcaactatagtaggagcatCTTCTGTCGGTGTGGCATCACATtgacaggcatttgagattggcctgattacAGAAGGGGcctcttattttaataaatgaaaagaaaatcactgggcggctctttatcattgtagagtggttgtgtacgcactctcctaacacacagttcagtccaaacagcttaaaaaagtgcatgtaggaccGTATGACTCCTTTAAGCCTCAACTGTattaatgtataatgagataaaaatgtaagtcactttggataagggcgtctgacAAATATAACATCACAGCATGCAATAAGAAGGACGGTTTAATAGTGCAATGAGTGCAAATGAGTTTAACCAGCCCACCAATGGTTTTGTTGGTTGTGTTATCACCCCCACCATAACTACTATCTCAATCCTCCTTCACACCACAGCCTGAGCCCCTGCCCCCCTGCCCCTACCATCCTGGTACAAAAGGTCAGAACAGAACGGAGGGGAATCCACCCCAATCAGGGTGCTGACCTGGGTAAGATAAGTCTTAGAATACAGTTTGAGAGTCTGTGCCAAAAGGACTGAGTAGGTCATTCCAGTGGATTTTTAACCTGAGTTTGAAACTAGGAAAAGTACCTAAACTATGGGAACATCATGTCTCATTCACTTTCTTAAAGAAGTGCAGCTTGAAAGATCATAATTATTACAGGCAGGTGGCACTGACGTCTTACATTATGCATCATGGAAACTTTTAAACAGCTGTTTCTCCATCTCCTTAAACCTCAGGTCAATCAGGTACCATATCTCCTGCAGTTCATCTTCAGGCAGAAGGTTGGTGTTGGTGTTCTACCTGCAGATCTAttgtttctgaaatactcaaactagGTCATGTGGTACCAATAACCACACCTAAGGTAAAGTCACAGAGTTCTTTTCCCTATTTTGagtacacatgcacatgcatgcCATCTAATGAAGCAATTATGTGCTAGAATACAGTGCAAAATTCGTGCAGGTACAGGTCAAGAGCTGCAGTTAATTTTCAtgtcaaacatcagaatgacgAAATCGTTGTAATCCCTGTGACCTTAATCATGACAGGTTGGGCAGGTTTAAGCGTTGtgcaagatgtttttttgtgaCAAGACAGGGCAGACAGGTCAAATATTTTCTTCCTCTAGGCAAACTTATTATTGTTGGTTATGATCCTAATCGCTGTGGTGTCATCCACAATCTTGCTATTGTTGCTACAATGTCAAAATGTATAGCAGATGGTTGATGAACCACCTGTGGGAAATTACCATACTTAATGTCAATATGGATGCTTTCCTGTTGCCAATCTGTCTTGAGTCTGTTTGACAGACATCCTAAGTTCAGTCCCAAATGGAACGCCACACTTGCAGGTTGCTGGAACAACTGCTGGACTTAAAACAATAAGCAATATCCtcacattatttttgttttttttattttatccttgTACAGACGTATCAGGATTAGTAACTGCAGTTACTCCAGAAAAAGTAAATCATATATTAAGCAAATGTGGCACACTGAAATAGTTTTGGGGGATATTGGTGCATATTaattattaggaaaaaaaaattggcaggGCTAAAGTTGCCCAATAAAGTGCCTATTTACAGCTGCACAGCTCAATATTAATATTCCCAAATtctcccaccccaccccacttctccgctccctgcactggcttcctgtagttGCTAATttaaaacgctgatgcttgcccacaaaactaaaaaatagCCTAATATTCACTTACTGTACCTTTCAGCCCTAATCGCACCCTACCACGCACCACGTTttctccgatcctccagcactgctcgggTGGTCACACTATCTCTCAGAGAGCGAGGAAGACATGCCtctagactgttttctgttctgccacctacagtaggtggtggaatgaacttcctcgaGATGTCCGTGCATGAGATATATGATGACTAAAGACCTGTTTCTTTAATAATTTGGGTTAATTAGGCTGTTTATAACAAGTAATTAAATGAAGGAACATtgcattactgtatgttaaaatggTGTGATCACCATACAGGTACCGGTACAAATAGAGAGATGGCAGTGTTAACCCCAAGACACAAACTTATATTACTACTTAAACAACATAACAGTGTTTTAGTGCTTACTGTAGGTAAATGACCATATTTTACCCAACTCTGGGACATGCTGATGGGTCACACCTAAAGTCTGGGAGATATAGGGTCACCCTATATCTTTTTCATGTGAGAGCAACAGCCCCCAAAATGTCTCTAGACATTGCTAATGTCTTTtgtagaataaataaatcatcacaTTAATATAAAGCAAGCTTTTCATTTGCATTTGTGTGGTGGATGTGATTGAATCAGGGTAAGCCTTTTGTGCTAGTGGGGTGGTGCAAGGATTTGCTAAGGCAGACTGAAGAGTCTGGGTCCATTTGCAAGATCCTGAACATTAATCTCTGTTTTAATCATGCGTCGATTATacgtttatttttcttaaatagaACAAATGGATTGCATTatggttattttaaaataggtacttttaaaatgattgTAATATTACTCAGGAACTAGGCTTAAATTCAAGACGCCTGAATCAGAGCTAAAAGTCTTTTCAGgttttatcataaaatataaaggaagGCTATGTAGAAAAGTAAGCAAGGTAACAAGTTTCAAACTATTAACAGTCCAGGGTCGAAATCCAGAGTGTGGTAATTGtgcttaaataaatgattttaaacattattaatgtttaaaaacactgaaattaaTCACATAAACAGGTGAAACCATTTTACTAGTTAATAACTCAGTACACTCAGTCCTAAACCAAAACATCAAATAAGCAACAGATTACACTGCATAGTTAAAAACAGatgatcattttattatatctttatgGTTTGGTCAGATCACCaggtttatttattctctaGGTGGATTCAGCTCCGATTTGAGCAGAAATGCAGAAATGCACACTCttgatagaaaaataatcaacactttaatcatattttaaacattctgcAATGTATTTAAAGGTAAATTTGTATTAGAACACAGGTAAAGTGCCTGACTCAGCAAGTTATAtgtttcatataaataaatttaaaatgacaatataatataataaaatataatctaCCACACATTTTGCCTGTCTTTAACTTTACTTTGAAATCTATATTtcagaaatattatttttggtttgctgtgtgtgcgtgtgtttttaAACCACTTAACATTATCATCCATAATCATGTAtgaataatatacattttattgttcCACAACATTCACTTAAAATTGTTAAATGAACATGTTCACCCCTAGGAAATATGTGAAATATTCCACAGGTCACATGTAGTCACAGCAGGACATCACAACACAAAGCTGCATcatccaaatttcctgtagatcaaaagaaaaaaaaagttatattattccttattcttttttgtaaataatactATTGAAATGAATGATGCTGTAATTAAGTAATATCACACACGTGGGAGTGCTGTTTATGCAGTCGAAGGCATagcagctgtgctgatattcagccaAACAGCACGCCCTTGAAtgtgatattttttataacagttccacaaacaccatttattatcaacagattatgatttatttgttcatttaactAGGTAATTTTCTCCACCAACAC
Protein-coding regions in this window:
- the LOC128511484 gene encoding uncharacterized protein LOC128511484 is translated as METKSFTMNSFTTSTTTTTKDKTDLLGNLAPLLYCVICLLTIITILLLALLLKKSFKKCKENRPVSNIEGGTFRMSDLGCNADHENPNTDTVSQSNEVQTYTACNDDSSSTSSESVCHSYGDKNNDNNQQYISLQTTILQSVDYQNILKGKSTSANDCEKKMGKKNRDYVNIEEKNMCLTKGRRSKTQRHQGEPDESQTSSESSSDESDDNSVNYSTVVFKAATNAVQR